A single Methanobrevibacter boviskoreani JH1 DNA region contains:
- a CDS encoding ARPP-1 family domain-containing protein codes for MDKTLNDYFSNLSYLDVQSFKNISIIGVKTVTSNDKIVDLLPLKKGLDLGLVTISECEDGPSVNRVSVKNNAVTPLLILDGEELMGAKQNRIANNTYIIPAKTRMDIGVSCTEEGRWSSSFSDFKYSDHFASSSVRRAKSEEIYKSLNRDGTRSPNQSRVWSEINDEIYSLDVESDTSALRDMYTINKNRFEEYQSHFPIQENQTGSIIFINGKLVGVELFHDSNLYKNYHDKIVESYIPNAIKSGGETLAKVDYDVLLKDFIDNILDSNPESFDIHGLNDEYRIDDENITGSITLLDDDIISSSLFKKVES; via the coding sequence ATGGATAAGACTTTAAATGATTATTTTAGTAATCTCTCATATTTGGATGTTCAATCTTTTAAAAATATTTCAATAATCGGTGTTAAAACAGTTACATCTAATGATAAAATCGTTGATTTATTACCATTAAAGAAGGGTTTGGATTTGGGCCTTGTTACAATTTCAGAATGTGAGGACGGTCCTAGTGTCAATAGGGTATCTGTTAAAAATAATGCCGTAACTCCATTACTTATTCTTGATGGTGAGGAGTTAATGGGGGCTAAGCAGAATAGAATTGCAAACAATACTTATATTATACCTGCAAAGACTAGGATGGATATAGGGGTTTCATGTACTGAGGAAGGTAGGTGGAGTTCTTCTTTCAGTGACTTTAAATATTCCGACCATTTCGCATCTTCATCAGTTAGAAGGGCTAAGTCTGAAGAGATTTATAAGTCCCTTAATAGGGATGGAACAAGATCTCCTAATCAATCTAGAGTTTGGAGCGAGATCAATGACGAAATCTATTCCCTTGATGTTGAATCAGATACATCAGCACTAAGGGATATGTATACTATAAATAAAAATAGGTTTGAGGAGTATCAGAGTCACTTTCCTATTCAGGAAAATCAGACGGGTTCTATTATTTTCATCAATGGTAAACTGGTAGGTGTTGAATTGTTCCATGATAGCAATTTATATAAAAATTATCATGATAAGATAGTAGAAAGTTATATACCTAATGCCATAAAGTCTGGGGGTGAAACTTTAGCCAAAGTAGATTATGATGTTTTATTAAAAGATTTTATTGATAATATCTTGGATTCAAATCCTGAGTCATTTGATATTCATGGTTTAAATGATGAGTATAGAATTGATGATGAAAACATTACTGGCTCTATTACTCTTTTGGATGATGATATAATCAGCTCATCCTTATTTAAAAAAGTAGAGTCTTGA